From the genome of Suricata suricatta isolate VVHF042 chromosome 3, meerkat_22Aug2017_6uvM2_HiC, whole genome shotgun sequence, one region includes:
- the LOC115288694 gene encoding olfactory receptor 12-like — MPLHRDGNLSMVYYQDFVLEGFEGGLETQALLFAVFLTLYMVTVLGNLTMTVVITLDGRLHSPMYFFLKNLSFLDLCYSSVIAPNALANFFSPSKVITFAGCATQLFFFSLLVTTEGFLLGVMAYDRFMAICSPLHYPVTMCHSACTRLVLGSYCGGCLNSVVQTTFTFRLPFCSSNRINHFFCDVPPLLQLACGNTTINKLLLFGICGLIIMGVALVILISYGYITVTILRMRSAAGRRKVFSTCGPHMTSVALFFGTVFVMYAQPGAIESMEQGKVVSVFYTLVIPMLNPLIYSLRNKDVQEALQRLGQKHMATLRMCWRKTVCPAGWMEASERQ; from the coding sequence ATGCCATTGCACAGAGATGGAAACCTCTCCATGGTCTACTACCAAGACTTTGTGCTGGAGGGATTTGAAGGTGGTCTGGAGACTCAGGCTCTGCTCTTTGCTGTTTTCCTGACCCTGTACATGGTGACTGTGCTGGGAAACCTCACCATGACTGTGGTCATCACCTTGGATGGCCGCCTGCACTCCCCAATGTACTTCTTCCTCAAGAACCTCTCCTTCCTGGACTTGTGCTACTCATCTGTCATTGCCCCCAATGCCCTGGCCAACTTCTTCTCCCCATCCAAGGTCATCACCTTTGCAGGCTGTGCCACCCAgctattcttcttttccttgctgGTCACCACTGAAGGCTTCCTCCTGGGCGTCATGGCCTATGACCGTTTCATGGCCATCTGCAGCCCCCTGCACTACCCCGTCACCATGTGCCACTCTGCCTGCACGCGCCTGGTGCTGGGCAGCTACTGTGGAGGCTGCCTCAACTCTGTTGTGCAGACCACCTTCACATTCCGCCTCCCATTCTGCAGCTCCAATCGCATCAACCACTTCTTCTGTGATGTGCCTCCTCTGCTCCAGCTCGCCTGTGGCAACACCACCATCAATAAACTTCTCTTGTTTGGCATCTGTGGGCTCATCATTATGGGTGTGGCACTTGTGATCCTCATCTCCTATGGCTACATCACAGTGACCATCCTGAGGATGCGCTCAGCAGCCGGGAGACGCAAGGTCTTCTCTACCTGTGGCCCCCACATGACTTCAGTGGCTCTCTTCTTTGGGACTGTCTTTGTCATGTATGCCCAGCCAGGAGCAATTGAGTCCATGGAGCAAGGCAAGGTGGTCTCTGTCTTCTACACGTTGGTCATCCCAATGCTCAATCCCCTCATCTACAGTTTGCGAAACAAGGATGTGCAGGAGGCCCTGCAGAGGCTGGGCCAGAAACACATGGCCACGTTAAGGATGTGCTGGAGAAAGACAGTGTGTCCTGCGGGCTGGATGGAGGCCTCCGAGAGACAGTGA